Proteins encoded within one genomic window of Tigriopus californicus strain San Diego chromosome 12, Tcal_SD_v2.1, whole genome shotgun sequence:
- the LOC131891396 gene encoding uncharacterized protein LOC131891396 isoform X1, translating into MKGVYLFLVYALAGHKAAANVDHIKSTDQLVLTYQPSEAYPLFVSPGSTTELHFKLKNNGDDSRFAIRKSSSIGPEVFGESISEIFVERATIQDFNIGNIQIPVQPEKKVTMEIEVSPMDESITNTMDSAKKSVVFTIGEAVSEQEPPQIEHWVWLHSDCKVKDTACQNSTWDAEFKVHDLGVGLQSLDIQTMGKDSHDVPLFYKYHNFAIGSTDEVTVITHASCCVEGVSVTATDLQNNQITRDFPNKDNGSSSASTTCVAATLLVVISILINL; encoded by the exons ATGAAAGGAGTTTATTTGTTCTTAGTCTATGCTTTGGCTGGCCATAAAGCAGCAGCTAATGTCGACCACATCAAGAGCACTGATCAATTGGTACTGACGTATCAGCCTTCAGAGGCTTACCCTCTCTTTGTAAGTCCTGGGTCCACCACAGAGCTCCatttcaaactgaagaacAATGGCGATGATTCTCGATTTGCCATCAG GAAATCCAGCAGCATTGGCCCTGAAGTGTTTGGAGAAAGCATTTCAGAAATTTTTGTGGAAAGAGCGACAATTCAAGATTTTAACATCGGGAATATTCAGATCCCTGtccaacctgaaaaaaaagttacaatGGAGATTGAAGTTAGTCCTATGGACGAATCTATTACTAATACG ATGGACTCCGCTAAGAAGTCTGTGGTTTTCACGATTGGAGAGGCAGTCTCTGAACAAGAGCCACCCCAAATTGAGCATTGGGTGTGGCTACACTCTGATTGCAAGGTCAAGGACACTGCGTGCCAGAACTCGACATGGGATGCCGAGTTCAAAGTCCAC GATCTTGGGGTTGGATTGCAATCGTTGGACATCCAAACCATGGGGAAAGATTCGCATGATGTCCCTT TATTCTATAAGTATCATAACTTCGCAATCGGCTCCACGGACGAAGTAACCGTGATCACACATGCCAGCTGTTGCGTCGAGGGAGTTTCTGTGACAGCGACCGATCTCCAGAACAATCAG ATTACTCGAGACTTCCCTAACAAGGACAACGGATCAAGTTCGGCATCAACAACTTGTGTCGCAGCTACTCTTCTTGTCGTCATAAGTATCTTGATCAACCTTTAA
- the LOC131891395 gene encoding uncharacterized protein LOC131891395 isoform X2, with product MKVALSILFLAFIGLSSADNVEIKSSDELELTYKPQEDHPLFGNPGSTTKLMFQLKNNGADGLFSVSTTSSISPEMLGESVSEINVPNGRVGTVLINNIQIPNKSGTRVTLGVNLRRVSPGITNVMQSVSRTVIFTIGEAPSDQDQPEIERGVTSECSVPKNDTRCENYKWHAEFEVQDEGVGLQSLNIQSMGRDPYTIPIFYKYENFDIGTTDDVALITDVSCCVEGVSITATDLKGNQVTKDFVNGGNGAISASAPFAILLIALSIAFSSL from the exons atgaaagttgcCCTTTCGATCTTGtttttggccttcattggCCTGTCCTCCGCCGACAACGTGGAAATTAAGAGCTCCGATGAGCTGGAATTGACGTACAAGCCTCAGGAGGATCACCCTCTTTTTGGAAATCCAGGGTCTACCACCAAGCTCATGttccaattgaaaaacaatggcGCAGACGGTCTGTTTTCCGTCAG CACAACCAGTAGCATATCCCCAGAGATGCTTGGCGAAAGTGTGTCGGAAATCAACGTGCCAAACGGCAGAGTTGGGACGGTTCTCATCAACAACATTCAAATCCCAAATAAATCCGGAACACGAGTGACCCTTGGCGTGAATCTTCGCCGAGTGAGCCCAGGGATAACTAATGTC ATGCAGAGTGTGAGTAGGACAGTGATTTTTACAATTGGAGAGGCACCCTCAGATCAAGATCAACCAGAAATTGAGCGAGGGGTCACTTCTGAGTGCTCGGTCCCAAAGAACGACACGAGGTGCGAAAACTACAAATGGCATGCTGAATTTGAAGTCCAG GATGAGGGAGTTGGATTACAATCGCTGAACATTCAATCCATGGGAAGGGATCCCTACACAATACCTA TTTTCTACAAATACGAAAACTTCGATATTGGCACCACGGACGATGTGGCATTGATTACAGATGTTAGTTGTTGCGTTGAGGGAGTTTCCATAACTGCCACCGATCTCAAAGGCAATCAG GTGACCAAAGACTTCGTGAATGGCGGTAACGGAGCCATCTCAGCCTCCGCACCCTTTGCAATTCTTTTGATTGCTCTCTCAATTGCATTCTCTAGCCTTTAA
- the LOC131891396 gene encoding uncharacterized protein LOC131891396 isoform X2, which translates to MKGVYLFLVYALAGHKAAANVDHIKSTDQLVLTYQPSEAYPLFVSPGSTTELHFKLKNNGDDSRFAIRKSSSIGPEVFGESISEIFVERATIQDFNIGNIQIPVQPEKKVTMEIEVSPMDESITNTMDSAKKSVVFTIGEAVSEQEPPQIEHWVWLHSDCKVKDTACQNSTWDAEFKVHDLGVGLQSLDIQTMGKDSHDVPLFYKYHNFAIGSTDEVTVITHASCCVEGVSVTATDLQNNQGQDFLLTFLWKNVIHEQASF; encoded by the exons ATGAAAGGAGTTTATTTGTTCTTAGTCTATGCTTTGGCTGGCCATAAAGCAGCAGCTAATGTCGACCACATCAAGAGCACTGATCAATTGGTACTGACGTATCAGCCTTCAGAGGCTTACCCTCTCTTTGTAAGTCCTGGGTCCACCACAGAGCTCCatttcaaactgaagaacAATGGCGATGATTCTCGATTTGCCATCAG GAAATCCAGCAGCATTGGCCCTGAAGTGTTTGGAGAAAGCATTTCAGAAATTTTTGTGGAAAGAGCGACAATTCAAGATTTTAACATCGGGAATATTCAGATCCCTGtccaacctgaaaaaaaagttacaatGGAGATTGAAGTTAGTCCTATGGACGAATCTATTACTAATACG ATGGACTCCGCTAAGAAGTCTGTGGTTTTCACGATTGGAGAGGCAGTCTCTGAACAAGAGCCACCCCAAATTGAGCATTGGGTGTGGCTACACTCTGATTGCAAGGTCAAGGACACTGCGTGCCAGAACTCGACATGGGATGCCGAGTTCAAAGTCCAC GATCTTGGGGTTGGATTGCAATCGTTGGACATCCAAACCATGGGGAAAGATTCGCATGATGTCCCTT TATTCTATAAGTATCATAACTTCGCAATCGGCTCCACGGACGAAGTAACCGTGATCACACATGCCAGCTGTTGCGTCGAGGGAGTTTCTGTGACAGCGACCGATCTCCAGAACAATCAG GGACAGGACTTCTTATTAACATTTTTATGGAAGAATGTGATTCACGAACAAGCCAGTTTTTAA
- the LOC131891395 gene encoding uncharacterized protein LOC131891395 isoform X1: protein MKVALSILFLAFIGLSSADNVEIKSSDELELTYKPQEDHPLFGNPGSTTKLMFQLKNNGADGLFSVSTTSSISPEMLGESVSEINVPNGRVGTVLINNIQIPNKSGTRVTLGVNLRRVSPGITNVLASDQIKMQSVSRTVIFTIGEAPSDQDQPEIERGVTSECSVPKNDTRCENYKWHAEFEVQDEGVGLQSLNIQSMGRDPYTIPIFYKYENFDIGTTDDVALITDVSCCVEGVSITATDLKGNQVTKDFVNGGNGAISASAPFAILLIALSIAFSSL from the exons atgaaagttgcCCTTTCGATCTTGtttttggccttcattggCCTGTCCTCCGCCGACAACGTGGAAATTAAGAGCTCCGATGAGCTGGAATTGACGTACAAGCCTCAGGAGGATCACCCTCTTTTTGGAAATCCAGGGTCTACCACCAAGCTCATGttccaattgaaaaacaatggcGCAGACGGTCTGTTTTCCGTCAG CACAACCAGTAGCATATCCCCAGAGATGCTTGGCGAAAGTGTGTCGGAAATCAACGTGCCAAACGGCAGAGTTGGGACGGTTCTCATCAACAACATTCAAATCCCAAATAAATCCGGAACACGAGTGACCCTTGGCGTGAATCTTCGCCGAGTGAGCCCAGGGATAACTAATGTC TTAGCATCGGATCAAATCAAG ATGCAGAGTGTGAGTAGGACAGTGATTTTTACAATTGGAGAGGCACCCTCAGATCAAGATCAACCAGAAATTGAGCGAGGGGTCACTTCTGAGTGCTCGGTCCCAAAGAACGACACGAGGTGCGAAAACTACAAATGGCATGCTGAATTTGAAGTCCAG GATGAGGGAGTTGGATTACAATCGCTGAACATTCAATCCATGGGAAGGGATCCCTACACAATACCTA TTTTCTACAAATACGAAAACTTCGATATTGGCACCACGGACGATGTGGCATTGATTACAGATGTTAGTTGTTGCGTTGAGGGAGTTTCCATAACTGCCACCGATCTCAAAGGCAATCAG GTGACCAAAGACTTCGTGAATGGCGGTAACGGAGCCATCTCAGCCTCCGCACCCTTTGCAATTCTTTTGATTGCTCTCTCAATTGCATTCTCTAGCCTTTAA
- the LOC131891394 gene encoding uncharacterized protein LOC131891394 — MESETLTIDMRSDTVTKPCPTMRKVMSEALVGDAVFGDDLTTLELEAKCARMLGKEAGLFVPSGTMGNFLSVMSHCWGRGLEILVGDKSHIYIYEQGNVAQFGGVHSRALTNLPDGTFSTEELKAKIRPDDPHEPQTALICIENTHNKCGGKVVPLTWIRDVGQICRDAGLPLHCDGARLFNASVAMGISVKDLVKDCDSVSICLSKGLGAPIGSVIVGSAAFIQRAHRLRKAVGGGMRQSGIIASAGIYALDKNIERLSLDHQRARKIGAVFNEYGKGRFEVHEDGANSNLLFITINKNVYSSSELEERLKLVTSEERKSLGHAISILGIPFTPTQLRLSFHLDIKEEMMIRIEDKIKYVLQE; from the exons ATGGAAAGTGAAACTTTGACCATTGATATGAGATCGGATACGGTGACCAAACCATGTCCAACCATGAGAAAGGTCATGTCTGAGGCTCTCGTGGGAGATGCAGTCTTTGGAGACGATCTGACCACCTTGGAATTGGAGGCCAAATGTGCACGGATGTTGGGCAAAGAAGCGGGACTCTTTGTTCCTTCGG GTACAATGGGCAACTTCTTGAGCGTTATGTCACATTGTTGGGGTCGAGGACTCGAAATTTTGGTCGGTGACAAATCCCACATCTATATTTATGAACAAGGAAACGTTGCTCAG TTTGGTGGCGTCCATTCTCGAGCTTTAACCAACTTGCCAGATGGGACCTTTTCAACGGAGGAATTAAAGGCTAAAATCCGTCCCGACGACCCACATGAGCCTCAGACAGCTCTGATTTGCATTGAGAACACCCACAATAAATGTGGAGGGAAGGTCGTTCCATTGACCTGGATTCGGGAT GTTGGTCAAATATGCAGGGATGCGGGATTGCCTTTGCATTGTGATGGTGCTCGGCTATTCAATGCTTCAGTTGCTATGGGAATATCTGTCAAGGACTTGGTGAAAGATTGTGATTCGGTGTCAATATGCCTTAGTAAGGGCCTGGGAGCTCCCATTGGATCCGTCATAGTTGGCTCGGCTGCCTTTATCCAACG GGCCCACCGATTGCGAAAGGCCGTTGGAGGAGGAATGAGACAAAGTGGCATTATTGCCTCGGCCGGCATTTATGCATTGGATAAAAACATTGAGCGCCTCAGTCTCGACCATCAACGGGCCAGAAAGATCGGAGCTG TTTTCAATGAGTATGGAAAGGGTCGATTTGAGGTTCACGAAGATGGAGCCAATTCTAATCTGCTATTTATTACCATCAATAAGAACGTCTATTCTTCTTCAGAGCTCGAGGAACGGTTGAAATTG GTGACGTCAGAGGAGAGAAAGTCCCTTGGTCATGCCATATCTATTTTAGGAATACCCTTCACTCCAACCCAACTGCGTTTGTCGTTCCATCTAGATATCAAGGAAGAAATGATGATCCGGATTGAGGATAAAATTAAATACGTTCTTCAGGAATAA
- the LOC131891399 gene encoding uncharacterized protein LOC131891399, whose translation MTNTFASVVILSALSVSCFGQPFESEYGEIPGAVEVTDNAIPLRPRRFMGADLVMTRDLTDPVQQHDFCHNSMNQLIPRVVTMKRMMVNGIKRSDPTLDAWRLQEWAQQLQDIERRLVICNRRNAVSKVRLL comes from the exons ATGACCAATACCTTCGCCTCTGTTGTTATATTGTCCGCA CTATCAGTGAGCTGCTTTGGACAGCCCTTTGAGTCGGAGTATGGCGAGATTCCGGGAGCGGTGGAGGTTACGGACAATGCAATCCCTTTGAGACCGCGGCGATTCATGGGTGCAGATTTGGTTATGACCCGAGATCTGACGGATCCCGTACAACAGCACGATTTTTGCCACAACTCCATGAACCAACTGATTCCACGTGTGGTCACCATGAAACGGATGATGGTCAACGGTATCAAAAGG AGTGACCCAACATTGGACGCTTGGAGGCTGCAAGAGTGGGCCCAACAGCTCCAAGACATTGAGCGGAGATTAGTGATTTGCAACCGCCGAAATGCGGTGTCCAAAGTTCGGCTTTTGTAA